One segment of Candidatus Bathyarchaeota archaeon DNA contains the following:
- a CDS encoding nucleotidyltransferase domain-containing protein, translated as MGEDAAGEAWAEAVNAFLEKLKGKVRVESAIVHGSTARGGSGPWSDVDLIVVSDDFLHLPFLERLSLLTELKVDRVEALGYSYEELRRMVRRGNPLALGALIEGVAVAESKRVKELREEARKTYFRRGRAWFPRHP; from the coding sequence TTGGGTGAAGACGCGGCTGGAGAGGCTTGGGCTGAAGCTGTAAACGCCTTCCTGGAGAAGTTGAAGGGTAAGGTCCGCGTGGAGTCCGCCATCGTCCACGGCTCCACAGCCAGAGGGGGCAGCGGCCCTTGGAGCGACGTGGACCTCATAGTGGTCAGCGACGACTTCCTCCACCTTCCATTCCTTGAGAGGCTCAGCCTCCTCACAGAGCTGAAGGTGGATAGGGTGGAGGCTTTAGGCTACTCCTATGAGGAGCTTAGGAGGATGGTGAGGAGGGGCAACCCGCTCGCATTGGGGGCCCTCATAGAGGGGGTAGCCGTAGCGGAGTCCAAGAGGGTGAAGGAGCTTAGGGAGGAGGCGAGGAAAACATATTTCAGGAGGGGGAGGGCATGGTTTCCGCGCCATCCCTAA
- a CDS encoding HEPN domain-containing protein: MERFEEARRWLLQALRDHKAARDSVEAGNYEWASFQAQQSAEKAVKALLYGLGIGAWGHSLVELLELLRDQGAEEVMIYARELDRHYIPSRYPNSYESGYPGMYYDKETAGRAVNYCGAIIDWVKTRLERLGLKL, translated from the coding sequence TTGGAGAGGTTTGAGGAGGCGAGGCGCTGGCTCCTCCAAGCCTTGAGGGATCATAAAGCGGCTAGGGATAGCGTTGAAGCTGGGAATTATGAGTGGGCCTCTTTTCAGGCGCAGCAGTCGGCTGAGAAGGCTGTGAAGGCCCTGCTCTACGGTCTGGGTATAGGGGCTTGGGGGCACTCCCTAGTGGAGCTGCTTGAGCTCCTGAGGGATCAGGGCGCAGAGGAGGTCATGATCTACGCGAGGGAGCTGGATAGGCACTACATCCCATCAAGGTATCCCAACTCCTATGAGAGCGGCTATCCGGGGATGTACTACGATAAAGAGACGGCGGGGAGGGCTGTCAACTACTGTGGGGCGATCATAGATTGGGTGAAGACGCGGCTGGAGAGGCTTGGGCTGAAGCTGTAA